The nucleotide window attttttgttgttttcacTTTTCTCTAAGAAACTCATTTCCAAAaacatgtttttcaattttttttttatatataatatacaagCGATATTGGAAGGGGAACTGAACTCGTGCTACGTTGAGTTCAAAGGAAACGATATTAACCAATTTACAAGCCATTTGcaaatatgatttttatttttagaacaaAAATGGAGCAagatttcttcttttcttttgattcTTATAGGATTGGAATTAATCTGCAAAACCCATGACTTTATTTTTCAATCTTTTGAGGAATAAAGAAACTAACAAAGCTATTTCAAGAGCATAGTTGGGACTTCCAGCTCACAccttgtttctgtttttctaAGAAGCTCAACCTTTTGTTATCCAAAGCCaaattctgtttttcttttcggaaagtgcaaaaataaaaaaccctttCATCCTTCCTTTGTCGTTGCCAACATTAAGAAACATAAATAATTTTGGAAATTCAGTTTTGTGACAGGCAAGTATATAAGCTTCTGTTTTTCCTCACCCAACAAAACATGCATAAAAAAGCACATAATTTCCCATAACTCCCATCACACGTTTCATGTTGCTCATGAATTTAGAAATCATATTTGCATTGCTTGCATTGTTTGCAGGGTTACTAATAATGGCAATGTCTGCAACTATCATCAGCAGCGACCCGATTGTTCTACCGGCGGCCGCCACCGAAACTCAGCCAACACAAGCCACAACAAAACTCGTTTCCCAAATCGAAATCGAGTTCGTAAAATGTGACTGCTGTGGATTAACAGAAGAGTGCACGCCGGCGTACATTGAGCACGTGAGGGAGAGATATCAGGGCCATTGGATTTGCGGGTTGTGTGCAGAAGCTGTAAAAGATGAGATTGTTAGGTCACAGAAGAGGCTGATGAGCACGGAAGAAGCCATGACCACACACATGAACTTCTGCAAAAAGTTCAAGGCCTCAGGGCCTCCTCCAAACCCTACCATTCACTTGATATCCGCCATGAGGCAGATTCTCCGGCGCAGTTTGGATTCTCCGAGGGGGGGTTTGAGATCAACTCCAAGTAGTCCTACAAAAATTAATGCAGGGAAAGGGCTCAAGAGGTCTGAGAGTTGCTTTCCAACTCTGACTGGTTGAGGATATTTGATTAATGGAGAATATATATTGGGAATAATGATCAAAAGTTGGGAAAAAGTTCGGCAAATTTGCAATTTTATTTGCTGAAAAGAAAAACACAGAAAGGAAAAGCAAGGAGTTTAATTGTTAAGGGTTTAGATGTTTAATTTAGATGTAATTTAATTAGTATCGAACTAATACAgaacctttttttctttcattttcttactttttttgTTATGTTGCTAGAATTTTAATTTCTCTTTCGTTCATTAAGTTTTTATATCTGTCATGAATCATATAATGTAATGCATTCTGATTGAAAAATTAAAGTTGTACAGGTCATAGCTGCCAAGGCCCAGATTGTGACCAGTCCCAGTTTAGGAATCCCACCGAACATGGTAAATATTCATAAAACTTGAAGGTGAACTTGTTTGGCATGAACTTCTCTACATGATATAAAAACAGGAGTTTATGAGAATGGAAGGATTATTCTGCAAAGGAATCAAGAGAAATGTGAAACCTATACATGGCCTGCAAGTAAGATCAGGAATCGAATTTCTAATAAGGATTTGTGATGAGAATCATTCCCACTGATCTACAACTTTTTTTCTATTGCATGGAAAGTAACATTCGATTGGATTTAAAAGAAACaagtttcttgttttctttttcttttcacgaCTGAAACCCCATTCTTCTTTcagcttttaatttatttaaaagttgtttatgaaatttgaacttAAATTGTCCGTCTTATTTTTATGGGTTAAGTACGCATAACTACCAAATCTTAAGGAGTAATTCAATTGGTCTCAACCTTTTAAAACATTCCACATAACCACCTAACCTTTTGCAAATTGAACATCCATTAGGTCTCCAACATTAAGTGATGACCTGGACAAGTAttgaagccaatttcattcttATGTCATCTATAGAACTCTAGATCCCTAAACCAACCCCTTTTAACTAGACGAGTTAGTATTTGTCTTGGCTAATAGGGATCCGTTGGGGTTTCAAAACTCCAAAAATGATGTGCTACTGAAATTAAGTTTCAATATTTGTCCACGTCAACATTAAGGACATTATCAATTAACGGTATTTACATCATCACTTAAGGTTGGTGGCCTATGTTTATTTTTGACATTTAATAAGCACCTTAGATTCGGCTTTTTAACCAAAATAGTTTCTGAGATTGTCATAACTTCTCATTTTGAtcattgagatttaaaatcgatagaagtggtttatgagattgtccaccgtaaatcattttgatcattttgtgaaaaatctccattaaattgagggtatctTTGTCAAATCAACCACTCCACTTAAATTGGTGACTTCAATTTAAGGAGATTTTTCACAGAATGACTAAAATGAATgacggtggacaatctcaggaaccatttcCATCGATTTTAAATCACAGAGATCAAAGTAAAAAGTTATGACAATCACAGAGACCAGTTTAGCTAAAAAGAACCTTTAGATTCCTTCCCTTTAACGAGTTAGGTTCAAGAATTGCATCCAAAACCACAAACTTAAACACATCATTCTAACGTTTGGGTATTGTGTCATCCAGTGGTAAAAAAACACATAACAAGCATGCCAATAATTATAATGAGTTAGGTTCAAGTACAATTTGCATGCTCTATTTGATTGTAAAGATGTTACTAAAATTGTTTAAAACAAACAAGCATAATGTTGATTTTTATGTGACTAAGTGACAATGAAAGTTCTATCAATTCTCCCTAAAATGGGAAGAATTGAAACACAAGATAACTAGGAACGTTAAAAGGAATTTTATTGGTACTCTAAAATTCTCATTTTGCATTACAAATattctatatttatatactttcGACGAGTGTATGATGTAATTTTTAAAATGCTAATAACGGTTTTCAAATTAATAAAGTTGTGAATATCTCCATTACTTAAGAATGCTTGGCAAAAATATTCccataagagcaactccagcgttgCAAAGCCCCCTAGGGAAACTCACTATTGAATAGCCTCCAGTGAATAGTAACTgtctttaatgaacagtaactgcattttgcatctccacccctaaactaAATAGtcatggcaataggcaataaaatattagtattttttattttataaaataatacaataattttatttgtaatttcgaataagatttttaatcgttttcATTGCGTCATGTGTCATTATCTAAAAAGATAATTTTTTGgtgatagatttcgataagatgtTTATCCAATGCCGTCGTGTCACGTGTCGTTACCTTTTCAGAATcattgaggatagatttccgataagatttttaaccaatcacatcgcaccacgtgtcacaatctgtttacaatctttgaggatagattttgatcagatttttaacaaatgacgacatgccacgtggcattatctacaacctaatcctttctttttcctccATATAACCCACCATCCATCTTAAGAAATCacacaccaaaatcaaaatctctataattattcatagtttctgcttcattCTTACAATATCTTCTTTAATGATGTTTTGGGAAATCGATGAGCAAGAGAAATAATTGTTTAAGTAAGGGGAAGAAATGTTCAATCTCCAGGTGGgcgaaaatgagatggaagaggaagaTGATGAGGAGAGTAGAAGGAGAAATGATGAAGCAAGAAGCCAAAGAGCCTCACATTCCTGTCGAGTCATACAAGTTGTGGCTCAAATCTCCAGGCCCAGCCGTTCCGTAAACATTGAAAGAAGCAGGCAACGACGAGGTATGAATCTGTTGGACAACTATTTTGTTCGTAACAGTGCATTTCCTTATACGTACTTTAGACGtcattttagaatggaacgacatttgttcaacaaaatcatgattgttgtttgcaacaatgattcttactttgggcaaaagaatgatgcttttggtgttatgggtctccttcctgagcaaaaaattattgCCGCCTTAccgatgcttgcatatggagcatctgcaaaccaagtggatgagatagcgaGGATGGAGAAATgaaccattcttgagtccctgatgaggttttgctcCACAATCGAATCTATTTACACCACATAGTACCTCCAGAGACCTACTGagatggacttgcaaaggcttctgaagaagggcgagatgcgaggttttcctgggatgattggaagcattgacTGTATGCACTGGATCTGGAAAAACTATCtaagtgcatggcaaggagcTTATGTGGACAaaaaatgagcaaaaagtatcattttggaggcggtggcATCATTTGATACATGAATTTGGCACGCTTTTTGGGTGTTCCGGgggctcaaaatgacctcaatgtcTTTGCCCAATTCCTAGTGTTTAAtgatgtcctgcaaggaaaagCCCCAAGAGTCTCTAACTAGGTCAACGGACATAAGTACaacgggccatactacctagcatacggcatttacccaaggtggtcatcGTTTGTCAAAAGAGTGCCACGTCcacgaagtgcaaaggaaaaacactttgcaagctgttAAGAGGGGTAtaagaaggatgtggagcgttgttttggtatcctccaagctcgtTTGGGGATTGTCAGGGGTGCTGCTAGAATGTTTGATTtagagtcgcttcgatccatcatgatgatgtgcatcattcttcacaataTGATTGTGGAAAATGAATACGATTATGATGccattgatgaatatgagccagacacgatgaacaattctagaacacaaatatattgtgctcatgatgccaccgaagaacccgtgcaacacgagccattacaaagggatggacgttaTAATGAAAGGCTCTTTCAACGATATACTACATTTCAGGACccatatatgcacaatgcccaacaaattgacttgatagagcaccaat belongs to Malus sylvestris chromosome 17, drMalSylv7.2, whole genome shotgun sequence and includes:
- the LOC126610143 gene encoding uncharacterized protein LOC126610143; translation: MAMSATIISSDPIVLPAAATETQPTQATTKLVSQIEIEFVKCDCCGLTEECTPAYIEHVRERYQGHWICGLCAEAVKDEIVRSQKRLMSTEEAMTTHMNFCKKFKASGPPPNPTIHLISAMRQILRRSLDSPRGGLRSTPSSPTKINAGKGLKRSESCFPTLTG